Genomic segment of Streptococcus pneumoniae:
GTGCGACTCAAAGCTGGTACAAATATGTCGGCCTAGACGGTGCTGTACTTGGTATCGATACCTTTGGAGCATCAGCGCCAGCTGCAAAAGTCATTGAAGAATATGGCTTTACGGTGGAAAATGTGGTCAATACTGTTAAAGGATTGTAAGATTTATTTACTTAGGGAGTGGGACAAAAATCGTGATTTCGTAGAAATCGATTTTGTAGTCCCACCCCCGCAAGGTTGACGCGGCTTGTAGAATATTGATTTATGAATGTTTTACAAGCCCGACAACTACTGCGTCAAACTGTTCAAACTATAAAAATAAAGAAGTTGGGTACTTTTGTCCCAACCTCTTTTTCTGTATTTTATGATAAAATAAAGAAAAATGGAGGCGTTTTCTTATGGTAGAAAAAGAAGCAATGATTTATCAATTATTAGCGGAATTAGGGATTGACTACGTTCGATTAGACCATGAGCCGATTAGCTCTGTTCGAGATACGGAGATTCGTTTGCCAGGACAGTAAGTGAAAAATCTCTTGCTTAAAACGAAGAAAGGGCGACAATTTTACCTCTTCATTTTGCCAGATGAAAAGATTGCAAATATGAAGCGATTAGCAGAAAATCTAGGAGAAAAACGTTTATCCTTTGCCGGTGATAGTGATTTGGAGAATTTACTCCAAGTAGAAGCTGGAGCAGTCACACCCTTTGGACTGGTATTTGATAAGGAACATCAGGTACAGGTCTTGGTTGATGATACCGTTGATGAAAGCCTAACTGTCGGTTTTCATCCCTTTGTCAATACAACAACACTGAATATTACTTATCAGGATTTTTTACGATTTGCAGACTTTACCGGTCATGAGGTGAGACGGGTATTAGGATAGCGAAAAATCAATTTTTATACTTTTTCATGTATAATGAAACACTTTGTGCATGCTCCATTTATATTTATTTTTGACCGTAGAAAGCTAATATCTACGGTTTTTCTATGATGCGTGTTTTCTTTCTGTACTCTCTTGTATTCTGTCGTATGCATATGATATGCTAACATTATAATGAGACTTTGACCAATAAAGGAGGAAATATGAAGTGCATCATAAACTATTTAATTCTAAAGTCCAAAATTTTCGAATGTGGAAATCAGGGAAACGATGGCTTTTTGGAGCAAGCGTTCTGGTTGCACTTGCATGTGGGAATTCTGTTTCTGTATTAGCTCAAGAAACAGGAACTAATCAGCTTTTAGATAGCGGAAGCGCTATCGAACAGACAACTGTTGTTCAAGAGAATCGTGTTTCAGACACTGAGTCACAAGTAGACAATCTGACTCCTGAAACAACTAGCGAAACGACAGCTACTGATATGGATTTGCCGGCAAAAACAGCTAGCGATTCGTTGTCTCCAACAAAAGAACTTAGTGAGGAACCTTCCTCTACTAGCACCAAAGAGATTGAAGAACCTGTATTAGAATCTAAATCTCAGAAATCAGATGAAGAAAATCAAACACCGCCAACAATATCTGAGAATCAAGCATGGACTCATGGAGTGTCGAAGCCAAGTAAGGAAGAACTAACTTGGCAGAAAGAGTACTATCAAGGTTATTATACAGCACCTTATAAAGATGGAAGTCATCTTTTCGATGTCAATAAGGAGTATGCTGCAAGGGGTAGTGAATTTGGGTTATGTTCTGCAGGAGTTGCTGCCAACATGCTTCACTGGTGGTTAGTTAATAATAAAGAGCATGTAGATAAATATTTGCAAGAATCCGCGACAAATGGTGTTGTGACAACAAAAAGTCGTGTCATTGATTTACGAGACCACAAAGATTATATTGGGGAGCAGCATAAAAGTAAGATTTTTGATTTATTTAAGACTTATTTTCTATATCGAGCTGTCTATATAGATAAAGTGTTAGATCTCTTTTTTAGCGGTTATCCTAATGCTTCTGAGTATCAAGTCAATCAAGAGACAGACTATAACGATAAGGAAGAAAAAGGACTCCTTGATACGCGAGGTGGCTTTTTCAAGGATGTTTTTGAACAGCACTTACTCACCAGCCGAGAAGATGTGAGCGATTATACCTCTATTGGGAATAAAATCAAACAAGCTTTAAATAAGAAAAAGGCTTTGGCAATTGACTATCTCTTTAAGCAAGGCAGAGGACATGCTGTTACTGTCTGGGGAGCGGAGTTTAATGAGAACGGACACCTAAAGGCGCTCTATGTAACAGATACAGATGATTATACTTCTGTAATTGATGCAAAAGATGGTAAACCATTACAAAGCTTAAAACGTTACCAAGTTGTTAATAGAGATGGCAAAGCCTATATTTCAAATAATTATGATGGTACGAGTGGTGTTGCTATTCGAAATCTATATACCTTAGATTTAGGTACAAAACATTGGGAAACTTATTTTTCTAAGAGCAAAGAAGAGCGTGACAGGGCTACGCGGAAAAAAATTATGAGTGTGGTTTGTTTAGCGCAAACTAAAGCTGATCTTGTTGAAGCGATAAAGAGACCATGGGGAGGAGGATTCTCAAAACAAGATATAGAATTGCTCCAGAAAATCCAAAATGCAGACTTTACAGACGATGAGTTTGGATCGTTTCATGCAAGATTGCTAGACATATTATCAGTGTCAAACATGCAAGGAGATAGACAATGGGATGGGCGTTTTCCTAGTCCTGGTCAAAAACTTCCACTGATTAGTAAGCAGAATACTCTATCTGAGTCAACCCCAATCACTCCGAGGATGCCAGAGATTCCGCGCTTGACTTCTACACAAGTAGACCCAAAAATGGAGTTGAAACCTGTCACTCCAAATCCTGCCGATACACCAGATGTGTCGGTGATTCCTCAATCTGATGCGAATGTGCATATTGGTTCAAAGAGTACCATTCTTCCGCCGAAGAACTCAGAACCATCAACGCCAGAACTTGGTTCCAAACCAGAGTTGAACATTCCGACTCAATCAGATTCAGAACCAACTGTTCCAGAGACTCCACGCTTGACTTCGACACAGGTAGGCCCAAAAACGGAGTTGAAATCTGTCACTCCAAATCCTGCCGCCACATCAGATGTTCCAGTGGTTCCTCAGTCTGATTCGAATGTGCATGTTGATTCAAAGAGCACTCTTCTTCCTCCGAAGAACTCAGAGCCATCAACTCCTAAGTTAGATAGTTCATCTGACACACACCCAATTTCACCGAGAGTAGCAGAGATTCCGCGCTTGACTTCTACACAAGTAGACCCAAAAATGGAGTTGAAACCTGTCACTCCAAATCCTGCTGCCACACTAGATGTTCCAGTGGTTCCTCAATCTGATTCGACTGTGCACGTTGGTCCAAAGAGTACCATTCTTCCGCCGAAGAATTCAGAGTCGTCAATTCCCGAACTTGGTACTAAACCAGAATTGAAAAATCCAACTCAATCAGATTCAGATCCAACTGTACCAGATACTCCAGATTCCACTTCAACTCAGGTAGGCCCAAAAACGGAGTTGAAATCTGTCGCTCCAAAGAGTGCCGATAAACCAGATGAGTATGTAACTCCTCATTCTGATGAAAATGTCCATATTGGTTCAAAAAGTGCCATTCTTTTTCCGAAGCAAGCAGAACCATCAATGCCAGAGCTGTCTACTCCTAAGTTAGATAGTCCATCTGACACACAACCCATTTCACCGATGATGCCAAAGATTCCACGCTTGACTTCGACACAAGTCGGACCAAAAACGGAGTTGAAATCTATCTTTCCAAAGAGTGATGCCACACCAGATGAGCATGTAACTCCTCAATCAGATGAAAATGTCCATATTGGTCCAAAGAGTACTATTCTTTCACCGAAGAACTCAGAACCATCAACGCCAGAACTTGGTTCCAAACCAGAGTTGAACATTCCGAATCAATCAGAGTCAGAGTCCACTATTCCGAGTGCACCAGAGACCTCATCTTCAACACAGGTAGGCCCAAAAATGGAGTTGAAATCTGTCACTCCAAAGAATGACAACGCACCAGATGTGCCATCTATTCCTCATCTTGATGTGAATGTATATGTTGGTTCAAAGAGTACCATTCTTCCACCGAAGAAAGAAGAACCATCAACGCCAGAGCTTGGTACTAAGCCAGAGTTGAACATTCCGAATCAAACTGCACCAGATTCAATTCTTCCGAGTGCACCCGAGACCTCATCTTCAATACAGATAGGTTCAAAAACGGAGTTGAAATCTATCGCTTCCAAGATTGCCGATACATCAGATGTGTCAGTGGTTCCTCAGTCTGATTCGAATGTGCATATTGATTCAAAGAGCACTCTTCTTCCTCCGAAGAACTCAGAGCTATCAACTCCTAAGTTAGATAGTCCATCTGACACACACCCAATTTCACCGAGAGTAGCAGAGATTCCGCGCTTGACTTCTACACAAGTAGACCCAAAAATGGAGTTGAAACCTGTCACTCCAAATCCTGCCGCCACATCAGATGTTCCAGTGGTTCCTCAGTCTGATTCGAATGTGCATGTTGATTCAAAGAGCACTCTTCTTCCTCCGAAGAACTCAGAGCCATCAACTCCTAAGTTAGATAGTCCATCTGACACATACCCAATTTCACCGAGAGTAGCAGAGATTCCGCGCTTGACTTCTACACAAGTAGACCCAAAAATGGAGTTGAAACCTGTCACTCCAAATCCTGCTGCCACACTAGATGTTCCAGTGGTTCCTCAATCTGATTCGACTGTGCAGGTTGGTCCAAAGAGTACCATTCTTCTACCGAAGAACTCAGAACCGTCAACACCAGATTTGGGTACTCAACTAGAATTGAAAAATCCAAATCAATCAGAGTCAGAGTCTACCATTCCGAGAGTCCCAGAGACCTCATCTTCAACTCAGGTAGGCCCAAAAACGGAGTTGAAGTTGGTCACTCCAAATCCTGCCGATACACTAGATGAGCCAGTTATTCCTCAGCTTGATGCGAATGTGCATGTTGGTTCAAAGAGTACCATTCTTTTACCGAAGAACTCAGAGCCGTCAACACCAGATTTAGGTACTCAACCAGAATTGAAAAATCCAAATCAATCAGAGCCAGAGTCTACCATTCCGAGAGTCCCAGAGACCTCATCTTCAACTCAGGTAGGCCCAAAAACGGAGTTGAAGTCGGTCACTCCAAAGATTGCCGATACACTAGATGAGCCGGTTATTCCTCAGCTTGATGTGACTGTGCATGTTGGTTCAAAGAGTACCATTCTTTTACCGAAGAACTCAGAGCCGTCAACACCAGATTTAGGTACTCAACCAGAATTGAAAAATCCAAATCAATCAGAGCCAGAGTCTACCATTCCGAGAGTCCCAGAGACCTCATCTTCAACACAAGTAGGACCAAAAACGGAGCTAAAATCTGTCACTTCTAAGAGTGATGCCACACCAGATGTGCCAGCTGTTCCTCAGTTTGATGCGACTGTGCATGTTGGTTCAAAGAGTACCATTCTTCCACCGAAGAAAGAAGAACCATCAACGCCAGAGCTCGGTACTAAGCCAGAGTTGAAGATTCCTGAGCGACATACTCTATCTGACTCAAAAACTGTTGTTCTGAGTGAGCCAGAGACTTCAAAATCACCTTCTGTGCTGGATCGCTCAAGTAAAAAAGACGATCACATGGATAATAAAGCATCATCTGATAGTAAACATGAGATGAGCAATCAAGTAACTGAAAAGAATCAAGTGAAATCAGCCGCCACAAAAGTTAAAAAGGGCATAAGAGCTTCGCATATTCATTATCTAAGCATGGTTCCAGTATTTCTATTAGTAAGTATTTGGGGACTGAAACAATTGAGAAAAGGAAAATGAATGTTTAGTTTCCTTTCGCTGTGAATTGCAATGACTCATTGTAAAAAAGGAAACAGGTATTAGGAGAGTGAGAGAAATGGTTATGGATAGCCTGTCAACAATGTAGCTGAGTTGGGGTCAATGAAGCTAAAGTAATGTTGTAAGGCAAATCGTTAATCTTGCTAGTGATAGGTGTGCTCATGATGTGAGAATAGATACTCTCCAGATTAGTTACTGGGAAATTCAGCCCAAACTTGAAAAGCAGCTCCTCATTTGTTATAATAAATAATATCTGAACAAAAGGAGCAAACAATGCCAACATTATTGATTATGCTGGTTGTGTTGATGGGGTCTATGTACTTCATGCAACGCAACCAAAAGAAACAAGCCCAACAGCACATGGATCGCTTAAATAAGCTTGAAAAAGGGACAGAAGTTGTCACAATCGGTGGTCTGTACGGAGTGGTTGACGAAGTTGATCATGACAAACGCACGGTGACTCTTGATGTTGATGGCGTTTATTTGACGTTTGAACTCATTGCTATCAAGCGTATCTTGAGTGAACCTGCCGCGACTCAAGCAGTTGTCCTTGACGAAGTAGCGACAGACGATGTAATCGAAGCAGATTCTGCAATCGAAGAATAAGAACGAAAAAGACAGAGATTGATTATTTCTGTCTTTTTTGTCTATTTCTATCGCTCTATAAGGTAGAGAAAAGTGCATTTTATCCGCTTTTGTGGTATAATGAAATGATAAAATTTTATTAGGAATAAGACAGATGTTTGGTTTTAAGAAAAAAGAAAAAATTGACCTTCCTTTACAAGTTCCTAAGCATATAGGGATTATTATGGATGGAAATGGACGCTGGGCGAAAAAGCGTATGCAGCCGCGAGTCTTTGGGCATAAAGCAGGCATGGAAGCTCTTCAGAGTGTGACCATTGCGGCTAAAAATTTAGGTGTTCAGGTCTTGACCGTCTATGCCTTTTCAACAGAAAATTGGAAGCGACCTGAAAAAGAAGTGAAATTCATCATGAATTTGCCTGTGGAGTTCTACGAGCGCTATGTTCCAGAATTGCACAAAAATAATGTGAAAATTCAGATGATTGGAGATACCGAAAGACTCCCAGAAGCGACCTATCAAGCGCTTTGTAAGGCAGAAGAATTGACCAAGCTAAACACGGGTCTCATCTTAAACTTTGCTCTCAACTATGGAGGTAGAGCAGAGATTACCCAAGCCATTCGGATGATTGCGCAGGATGTGCTGGATGCGAAGTTCAATCCTGGAGATATCAGTGAAGACATGATTGATGATTACCTTCAAACAAGCACGCTTCCGCGCGTTTTGCGTGATCCAGAATTGATTATTCGGACGAGTGGAGAGCTGCGGTTGAGCAATTTCCTACCTTGGCAGAGTGCATATAGTGAGCTTTATTTCACAGATACCTTGTGGCCAGACTTTGGTGAAAAGACGCTTGAGGGAGCTATCAAAGAGTATAATCGCCGCAATCGTCGCTTTGGAGCGATTTAGGAGGAATGATGGATAAGGATTTACAAAAACGAGTCATTTTTGGAGGAGTGGCAGTAGCTCTGTTTCTCCCCCTCTTAATGGCAGGAGGTGTGTTCCTCCAGATTGGCGTGGGGCTACTTGCCATGCTTGCTATCCATGAATTGCTGAAAATGAAAGGATTGAAAACAGCGACTTTAGAAGGGCTTTTGGGCATGCTTGCTGCCTTTGTCTTGACCCTTCCTCTTGAGAATTACTTGAAGTTTTTGCCAGTTGATGGCAATGTTGTTGCTTATAGCATTGTCGTAGGTATCCTCTTGGGGTCAATGGTCTTTCATGAGGATTATAGTTTTGAAGATGCGGTGTATCCGATTGCGTCAAGTTTCTATGTAGGTATGGGCTTCAATGCATTACTCGACGCACGGACAGCAGGACTTGATAAGGTGCTACTTGCTTTATTCATCGTTTGGGCAACAGACAGCGGTGCTTACTTGATCGGTCGAAAATACGGTAAAAGAAAGCTCGCACCCACCGTTTCTCCTAATAAGACGATTGAAGGTAGTCTAGGAGGTGTTATTTTAGCAATCTTGGTTGCTTTTATCTTTATGATTGTGGATAGCAAGGTTGCAGCTCCTCACAACTTTTTGACCATGCTTGTTTTAACCGTTGTTTTTAGCTTGGCAGGACAATTTGGAGATTTGGTGGAAAGCTCAATTAAGCGCCATTTTGGTGTAAAAGATTCTGGGAAATTCATCCCAGGGCATGGTGGCGTTTTAGACCGATTTGACAGCCTACTGTTTGTCTTTCCTCTCATGCATTTCTTTGGTTTATTTTAACAATAGAAAGGTCGGTAACTAGCTAGATGAAAGGAATTTTAGCCTTTGTACTCATTTTCTGTGTGATTGTGGTCATTCATGAATTTGGGCATTTCTATTTTGCAAAAAAATCGGGTATTCTCGTGCGTGAGTTTGCCATTGGGATGGGACCAAAAATCTTTTCTCATATCGGACGAGACGGAACCGCCTATACGATTCGTATGCTTCCCTTGGGAGGTTATGTTCGCATGGCTGGTTGGGGCGAAGATACCACAGAGATTAAGACAGGAAGTCCTGCTAGTCTGACCTTGGATGAAGCAGGTAAAGTCATCCGCATCAATCTTTCTGGGAAGAAGATTGACCAAATGGCTCTTCCTATGAATGTAACGAGCTTTGATTTTGAGGATAAACTAGAAATCACAGGTTTAGTCCTAGAGGAAGAAAAGACCTATCCAGTCGATCACGATGCGACGATTGTCGAGCAGGACGGAACCGAAGTCCGCATTGCGCCGCTTGATGTTCAATATCAAAATGCTAGCATTGCAGGTCGCTTGATGACCAACTTTGCAGGACCCATGAATAACTTTATTTTAGGAATTCTAGCCTTTATGCTGCTTATCTTTATGCAAGGTGGGGTGCCTAATCCTGATAGCAATCAAGTGCGGGTAGTACCAGACGGTGCCTTGGCAAAAGCAGGTGTCAAGACCGATGATGCGATTTTGAAAGTCGGCTCACATGGGATTGACAATTGGGAAGATTTGACCCAAGCTGTGGAGAGTGAAACCAAGAACAGTGAGAGTCAGCCACAGTTGAAACTTCTCGTGAAAACAGGCGGGGAAGAAAAAGAGATTACCGTAGAGCCTAAAAAAGAGGGGGAACGCTATGTGATTGGCGTCATGCCAGCGCTTAAGTCAGACTTGTTATCCATGATTTTAGGTGGATTCACCGAAGCTTGGAATGCTAGCTTCCGGATCTTTGGCGCTCTTAAAAATCTAGTCCTTCGTCCAAATCTGAATGAACTAGGTGGTCCAGTTGCGATTTTCCAAGCCAGCAATCAAGCTGCTAAAAATGGCATTGAAAGTGTCATTGGTCTTCTTGCTATGCTTTCCTTGAATATTGGGATTTTTAACCTGATTCCGATTCCAGCCCTTGATGGAGGGAAAATTGTTCTGAATCTCTTAGAACTCATTCGCAGAAAACCACTCAAACGTGAAACCGAAAGCTATGTGACCTTAGCAGGAGTTGCCATTATGGTCTTTCTCATGCTAGCTGTGACATGGAATGATATCATTCGTGCTTTCTTTTAAGAATTAGAAAAATTGAACCGTAAAGGAGTTTATATGAAACAAAGTAAAATGCTAATCCCAACTCTTCGTGAGATGCCTAGTGATGCACAGGTTATCAGCCATGCGCTCATGTTGCGTGCAGGATATGTACGTCAAGTGTCAGCTGGGGTGTACTCGTACCTTCCTCTTGCCAATCGCGTGATTGAAAAAGCTAAAAATATCATGCGTGAGGAATTTGACAAAATTGGTGCCGTTGAGATGTTGGCGCCAGCTCTTCTTAGTGCAGACTTGTGGAGAGAAAGTGGGCGCTATGAGACTTATGACGGAGGTCTCTATAAGTTGAAAAATGGAGAAGGTTCTGACTTTATTTTGGGACCAACTCACGAAGAGACTTTCACAGCCTTGGTGCGTGATTCTGTCAAATCTTACAAGCAATTACCGCTAAATCTTTACCAAATCCAAGCCAAATATCGTGATGAAAAACGCCCACGTAATGGTCTTCTTCGGACTCGTGAGTTCATCATGAAAGATGGATACAGTTTCCACGCGAACTACGAAGACTTAGATGTAGTTTATGATGAGTACAAAACAGCTTATGAAAATATCTTTACTCGGAGCGGTCTTGAATTTAAAGGGATTATCGGAGACGGCGGAGCTATGGGAGGAAAAGATAGCCAAGAATTTATGGCAATCACACCTGACCGCACAGATCTTGATCACTGGGTGATTTTGGACAAATCTGTGGCAAGTTTTGATGAAATCCCAGAAGAAGTCCAAGCAGAAATCAAGGCAGAATTGGCAAGCTGGTTAGTATCTGGAGAAGATACTATCGTTTACTCAAGCGAATCTGGCTATGCAGCCAATATCGAAATGGCAACTAACGAATACAAACCAAGCAACCGTGTGGAAAGCCAAGCAGAGGTAGCTCGCGTTGAAACTCCAGATTGCAAATCAATTGATGAAGTTGCAGCTTTCTTACAGGTTGACGAAGGACAAACCATTAAGACCTTGGTCTATATGGCAGATGAAGAGCCAGTTGTAGCCCTTCTTGTCGGCAATGACCAGCTCAATGAAGTTAAATTGAAAAATCACCTCGGAGCAAATTTCTTTGAGGCAGCAAGTGATGAAGAGGTCAAGAACCTTCTTGGAGCAAGTTTTGGCTCACTCGGTCCAGTCAATCTGCCAGAAGGTGTGAAAATCATTGCTGACCGCAAGGTCCAAGATGTGCATAATGCTGTTGTAGGAGCGAATGAAGATGGCTATCATTTGACAGGGGTGAATCCAGGACGCGATTTCACAGCAGAGTTCGTTGATATCCGTGAAGTACGCGAAGGTGAAATCTCACCGGACGGCAAAGGTGTTTTGAAATTCGCGCGTGGAATCGAAATCGGACACATCTTTAAACTAGGTACTCGCTATTCAGATAGCATGGGTGCAACAGTGCTAGATGAAAATGGTCGTGCAGTGCCAATGGTTATGGGCTGTTACGGAATTGGGGTTAGCCGCCTGCTTTCTGCAGTCATGGAACAGCACGCTCGCCTCTTTGTGAATAAAACACCAAAAGGTGAGTACCGTTATGCATGGGGAATTAACTTCCCGAAAGAGCTAGCACCATTTGATGTGCATTTGATTACGGTCAATGTGAAAGATGAAGCAGCGCAAGATCTTACACAAGACCTTGAAAATCGCTTGGTAGCAGCAGGTTATGAAGTGTTGACTGATGACCGCAATGAACGTGTCGGAGTAAAATTCTCAGATAGTGATTTGATTGGCTTGCCAATCCGTGTCACTGTTGGTAAAAAAGCCGCAGAAGGCATTGTTGAAGTAAAAATCAAGGCGACAGGGGACACGATTGAAGTCCATGCTGATAATCTACTTGAAACTCTTAGTATTTTAGGAGAACAAAAATAATCCAAAAAGAGAGATTTTTCTCTCTTTTTTTGATTTTTTAGTAAAAGCTGCGAATAGGATAAATAGACAGGTCGCGCGCGGGCCTCTCTAATTGAAAAAGAAATGTTGAAAGGAAACGTCTATGTCACAATTTAATGCTACCCCTACTCTCAAAAAATACTCTCTTCTTGCAGCTTCTGCTCTCACAGCCTTTACCTTGGTGACAGCCCAAGCTTCAGCTGATGAAGTAGATAGCGCACCTGCTCTTCCTAAAACAGAGCAAACAACCGTGATTGCAACAGACAGTACAGCACCTATTGCTGAATTATTCACTGAATCAGTCGATAAGAAAGAAGAAACAGCAGCGCTAGCTTCAGTAGAAAGGGTAGCTGAAAATACAGGGACTTCCACAGTTAACGAGACACCAAGTGTTCAAATGGAGAAAACAGTTATCGCCACAGAAGAAAAAGCAATGCTGGCACCGATTGCTGAGACACACGAAACGACTTCACCTACCGCTATTGCAAGACAAGAAATCAAAACGAAACCAACAACCAATCTTGAAACGCGTGAAGTAAAATCAAGTGTTGAAACTGTAAATGTTCCCTCAGTAAGTTTTCGAATGGCTGCAATAGCATCAGAATTTCGTGGAGATGATTACCCTGCACATTTGAAAAATGCAGCTCAAGATACGATTGTAGATCCATGGACCATGTATAATCGAGAATGTACATCATTTGTAGCCTATCGCTTAAGTTCTGCAAATGGCTATAACCTACCAGCGGGGTATGGAAATGCAGATACGTGGGGAGGTATTGCTCGTAGCAGAGGTATTCGAGTGGATAAAACACCAGCACTGGGTGCGGTTGCATGGTGGGATCACTGCCATGTAGCATGGGTAGCAGAGTTGATGGGTGATCAGGTTCGTATTGAAGAGTATAACTATGATTATGCAGGTCATTATCATACTCGTATTATTCCAACTAGTTCGGTAACAGGTTTCATCCACTTCAAAGATATTGCTCCTGGTGCACCAGCTAGAACCAGTCATTCTCAAGAAGCAAGTTCAGAATTAGCTTCAAGCGGTATTTATCGCTTTACCAAATCTTCTGGTGTGAAAAATATTCCACGTATGTCAGCGCCAGACTTGGCGACCTATGAAGCAGGACAAACGGTTAATTACGATCGAGTGATGCAGGCAGATGGACATAAGTGGATTAGCTATATCAGCTACTCTGGAGTTCGTCGCTATATTCCAGTAGAAGAGGTTCAAAATCCAGCACCACAGCCAGTTGCAACAACGCCAGCCCGTGTCAATATTCCAGCAAGTGGAACTTATCGCTTCACAGTACCATCTCCAATCAAGTCTGAGGCTCGTATGTCAGCGCCGACAATTGCGACCTATGATCCAGGTGAAACTGTAAACTATGACCGTGTCTTGGATGCAGATGGTCATCAATGGATTAGCTACCTTAGCTACTCAGGAGCACGTCGTTATATTGCGATAAATTGATTGAATTAT
This window contains:
- the yajC gene encoding preprotein translocase subunit YajC, whose product is MPTLLIMLVVLMGSMYFMQRNQKKQAQQHMDRLNKLEKGTEVVTIGGLYGVVDEVDHDKRTVTLDVDGVYLTFELIAIKRILSEPAATQAVVLDEVATDDVIEADSAIEE
- a CDS encoding IdeS/Mac family cysteine endopeptidase (This family includes IgM or IgG-cleaving cysteine proteases.), which translates into the protein MHHKLFNSKVQNFRMWKSGKRWLFGASVLVALACGNSVSVLAQETGTNQLLDSGSAIEQTTVVQENRVSDTESQVDNLTPETTSETTATDMDLPAKTASDSLSPTKELSEEPSSTSTKEIEEPVLESKSQKSDEENQTPPTISENQAWTHGVSKPSKEELTWQKEYYQGYYTAPYKDGSHLFDVNKEYAARGSEFGLCSAGVAANMLHWWLVNNKEHVDKYLQESATNGVVTTKSRVIDLRDHKDYIGEQHKSKIFDLFKTYFLYRAVYIDKVLDLFFSGYPNASEYQVNQETDYNDKEEKGLLDTRGGFFKDVFEQHLLTSREDVSDYTSIGNKIKQALNKKKALAIDYLFKQGRGHAVTVWGAEFNENGHLKALYVTDTDDYTSVIDAKDGKPLQSLKRYQVVNRDGKAYISNNYDGTSGVAIRNLYTLDLGTKHWETYFSKSKEERDRATRKKIMSVVCLAQTKADLVEAIKRPWGGGFSKQDIELLQKIQNADFTDDEFGSFHARLLDILSVSNMQGDRQWDGRFPSPGQKLPLISKQNTLSESTPITPRMPEIPRLTSTQVDPKMELKPVTPNPADTPDVSVIPQSDANVHIGSKSTILPPKNSEPSTPELGSKPELNIPTQSDSEPTVPETPRLTSTQVGPKTELKSVTPNPAATSDVPVVPQSDSNVHVDSKSTLLPPKNSEPSTPKLDSSSDTHPISPRVAEIPRLTSTQVDPKMELKPVTPNPAATLDVPVVPQSDSTVHVGPKSTILPPKNSESSIPELGTKPELKNPTQSDSDPTVPDTPDSTSTQVGPKTELKSVAPKSADKPDEYVTPHSDENVHIGSKSAILFPKQAEPSMPELSTPKLDSPSDTQPISPMMPKIPRLTSTQVGPKTELKSIFPKSDATPDEHVTPQSDENVHIGPKSTILSPKNSEPSTPELGSKPELNIPNQSESESTIPSAPETSSSTQVGPKMELKSVTPKNDNAPDVPSIPHLDVNVYVGSKSTILPPKKEEPSTPELGTKPELNIPNQTAPDSILPSAPETSSSIQIGSKTELKSIASKIADTSDVSVVPQSDSNVHIDSKSTLLPPKNSELSTPKLDSPSDTHPISPRVAEIPRLTSTQVDPKMELKPVTPNPAATSDVPVVPQSDSNVHVDSKSTLLPPKNSEPSTPKLDSPSDTYPISPRVAEIPRLTSTQVDPKMELKPVTPNPAATLDVPVVPQSDSTVQVGPKSTILLPKNSEPSTPDLGTQLELKNPNQSESESTIPRVPETSSSTQVGPKTELKLVTPNPADTLDEPVIPQLDANVHVGSKSTILLPKNSEPSTPDLGTQPELKNPNQSEPESTIPRVPETSSSTQVGPKTELKSVTPKIADTLDEPVIPQLDVTVHVGSKSTILLPKNSEPSTPDLGTQPELKNPNQSEPESTIPRVPETSSSTQVGPKTELKSVTSKSDATPDVPAVPQFDATVHVGSKSTILPPKKEEPSTPELGTKPELKIPERHTLSDSKTVVLSEPETSKSPSVLDRSSKKDDHMDNKASSDSKHEMSNQVTEKNQVKSAATKVKKGIRASHIHYLSMVPVFLLVSIWGLKQLRKGK
- a CDS encoding phosphatidate cytidylyltransferase — encoded protein: MDKDLQKRVIFGGVAVALFLPLLMAGGVFLQIGVGLLAMLAIHELLKMKGLKTATLEGLLGMLAAFVLTLPLENYLKFLPVDGNVVAYSIVVGILLGSMVFHEDYSFEDAVYPIASSFYVGMGFNALLDARTAGLDKVLLALFIVWATDSGAYLIGRKYGKRKLAPTVSPNKTIEGSLGGVILAILVAFIFMIVDSKVAAPHNFLTMLVLTVVFSLAGQFGDLVESSIKRHFGVKDSGKFIPGHGGVLDRFDSLLFVFPLMHFFGLF
- a CDS encoding isoprenyl transferase, whose translation is MFGFKKKEKIDLPLQVPKHIGIIMDGNGRWAKKRMQPRVFGHKAGMEALQSVTIAAKNLGVQVLTVYAFSTENWKRPEKEVKFIMNLPVEFYERYVPELHKNNVKIQMIGDTERLPEATYQALCKAEELTKLNTGLILNFALNYGGRAEITQAIRMIAQDVLDAKFNPGDISEDMIDDYLQTSTLPRVLRDPELIIRTSGELRLSNFLPWQSAYSELYFTDTLWPDFGEKTLEGAIKEYNRRNRRFGAI
- the rseP gene encoding RIP metalloprotease RseP; this encodes MKGILAFVLIFCVIVVIHEFGHFYFAKKSGILVREFAIGMGPKIFSHIGRDGTAYTIRMLPLGGYVRMAGWGEDTTEIKTGSPASLTLDEAGKVIRINLSGKKIDQMALPMNVTSFDFEDKLEITGLVLEEEKTYPVDHDATIVEQDGTEVRIAPLDVQYQNASIAGRLMTNFAGPMNNFILGILAFMLLIFMQGGVPNPDSNQVRVVPDGALAKAGVKTDDAILKVGSHGIDNWEDLTQAVESETKNSESQPQLKLLVKTGGEEKEITVEPKKEGERYVIGVMPALKSDLLSMILGGFTEAWNASFRIFGALKNLVLRPNLNELGGPVAIFQASNQAAKNGIESVIGLLAMLSLNIGIFNLIPIPALDGGKIVLNLLELIRRKPLKRETESYVTLAGVAIMVFLMLAVTWNDIIRAFF